The sequence AGGTTGTCCGCGCAAGGCCGGGTGACAGTCGAAACCGACATGACCGATATCGGCACTGGCAGCTACACCATCATCGCGCAGACAGCCGCGGAGATGATGGGTGTGCCGGTGGAGGCGGTTACGGCGAAGCTCGGCGATTCCGATTACCCCGTCTCGGCCGGCTCGGGTGGCCAGTTCGGCGCCAATAATGCGACCTCCGGTGTCTATGCCGCCTGCGTCAAGCTGCGGGAGGAGGTGGCGCGCCGCCTCGGCTTCAATTCGGGCGAAGCCAGCTTCGTGGACGGCGAGGTGCGCGCGGGCAACCGCAGCGCGAGGCTCGGTTACGCGGCTGCGGAGGGCGATCTCACCGCCGAGGACGCGATTGAATATGGTGACCTCGATCAGACCTATCAGCAATCCACCTTTGGCGCGCATTTCGTCGAGGTGGCGGTCGACGGCGCAACTGGCGAAACGCGCCTGCGGCGCATGTTGGCGGTCTGTGCCGCCGGCCGCATTCTCAACCCGAAGTCCGCGCGCAGCCAGGTGATCGGAGCCATGACAATGGGGGCGGGGGCGGCGCTGATGGAAGAACTCGCCGTCGATAAGAGGCGTGGCTTTTTCGTCAATCACGACCTCGCCGGTTATGAGGTGCCGGTCCATGCCGACATCCCGCATCAGGAGGTCATTTTCCTCGACGAAGCGGATCCGATTTCCTCGCCGATGAAGGCGAAGGGGATCGGCGAGCTCGGCATCTGCGGCGTCGGCGCTGCGGTGGCGAATGCCATCTATAACGCCACCGGCGTGCGCGTGCGCGACTACCCCATCACCCTCGATAAGCATCTCGACCGTCTGCCGGAGGTGGCCTGAAAAACCGCCACTCCAGGCAAACTGTGGACGAGCGTGCAGACCGCTCCTGTGGCTCCTTCTGCGCGGCGGCGATGAGTGTCGGCGCCGCTCCCACCCTATAGGATGACAGGATCGGCGAGTCGTCCGGGGGTGAGAAGCGGAGAATGAGCGTGAGCGGTGATGCCCTGGTCTTCTACAGTTCGGTGGACAATGCGCAGGCGTGGCGGTCGGCGCTTATCGCCGAACTGCCCGATCTCGATGTACGGATCGAGCCTGACGTGGGCAATCCCGCCGATATCCGCTATGCGCTGTGCTGGACCCCGCCCGCCGGTTTCTTCGCCCGTTTTCCCAATCTTCAACTCGTGGTCAATCTCGGTGCGGGCGTCGACTCGTTGATGCAGCGCGACGATCTGGTGCCGGTGAAGTTCGCCCGCCTCAATGACCCCGGGATGGAGGCGATGATGGCGAGCTACGTCATCTTTGCCGTCACACGTTATGCCCGCGATATACCGGCCTTCGAGCGTGCAACGCGGCGGGGTGAGTGGCACTATATCCATCCCCGTCCGCTGTTCGAGATCAAGGTCGGCGTGTTGGGGCTGGGTGAACTCGGCGCTGCGGCGGCAAAGGCGCTGGCGGCGATGGGCTACGCCGTGTGGGGCTGGTCGCGGAGCCCCAAGGAGATTCCCGGCGTCACCGCACGGACAGGCCGCGAGGGGCTTGAGCGCGTTCTGGCCGAGAGCGACATTGTGGTGTGCCTGGTGCCGCTGACGCCGCAAACCCATCACCTGCTCGGCGCCGCCGAACTCGCGCTGATGCCGCGAGGCGCGAAGCTGGTGAATGTGTCGCGTGGTGCTCTGGTCGATGAGGCGGCCCTTGTGGAGGCGCTTCGCTCGGGCCATCTTGCCGAGGCGACACTTGACGTGTTCGAGACCGAGCCGCTTCCCAAGGAGCACCCGCTCTGGAGTCTCGACAATGTGCTGATAACGCCCCATGTGGCGAGCATCACCGTGCCGGAGCTTGCGGCGCGCGACGTTGCAGAGAGTATTCGGCGCGTTCGCCAGGGCCTGCCGCCGCTGCACGAAGTGGACCCGCGGCGGGGGTATTGACGGGGGTCATGGCGCGAATGGCTTGCGGGCAGAGGTATCGGACCGATCGAAGGGCGCGGACATGATGGGTACGGTTTCAGTGCGGGTTGGCGCATGGAGATGGGGGCTCGGGATCGCCGCCGTCCTCGCCCTCGGTGCGGCGATCGGCCTGTGGGCGCGCCACGGTGCGGCCGTTTTCTTCGAGATGCTCGCGGCTGGTCTCGCTTATTGTTTCTGACCGTTTGACCGATCCGTGGCGCCGGCCGGTGCGGCTGCGCCGAGTTGTGCTGTGGTGCCATGTCCCATCGTCGTATCGTCCTGCTGCTGGCTGCCTTTGTTGTCGGCGCCGTTGTCATCGTTGCCAGTGCGTTGGCTTTGCTGCCCTCCGGCAAGGGCCCGGTCTCGAACGAGGTGTCGATCGGCGGTCCCTTTCAACTCGTTGACCAGAACGGGAATGCGGTGACGCAGGAGAGCTATCTCGGCAGACCGACATTGGTGTTCTTCGGCTTCACCCACTGCCCGGATATTTGCCCGACCGCGCTGTTCGAGATGTCGCAGCTCTTCGAGGCGCTAGGGCCGGATGCGGACAAGGCGACGGGTCTGTTCATCACCGTCGATCCCGAACGCGACACGCCTGCGGTGATGAAGGACTATCTCGGCAGCTTCCACCCGAGCATTCAGGGGTTGAGCGGTACCCCGGAGCAGATCGCTGCGGTGACCCGCGCCTATCGCGCCTATGCCAAGAAGGTGCCGACGCAGGATGGCGACTACACCATGGACCACACGGCCATTGTCTATCTCATGGACAAGGAGGGCCGCTTCGTCGCCCCGTTCAACCTGAAGCAGCCGCCAGCGGACGCCGCGGCCGAGTTGCGCCGTTACTTCTAAGCCGTACGGTCGGCCGCAATCCCTGCCGCCGGCGTGAGGTGCGCGCAAGGCCGTGCTCGGTCTTCTCCCAATGTGAAGGGGCGATGGCGAGCGTTATCAGCGCCCGCCAGGCGGCGGCTGACATCATGAGCCAGTAAACCGGCATCAACAGCGCGACCTGGGCGGCGCCAGCAATGCGCCGCCGACGCATGCCCAGAAATGTTGACAGGACGGTGCCCATCAGTCCCGCCAGCAGCACGCCGAACCATACGGCGTCGAGCAATGTCGACATCGCGGAGGGGTGAGGCACCGGCGCGAGGAAAAGTCCCAGCACGAGTGAGGCGAACAGCACAGGGTGGAGCAGTGCGGCCGCAGTACCGCTCCCGAGCAGAAACAGCAGCGTCAGCGTCCCCGGCCAGCCGGCGCTGCGTACCATGTGTAGCGGCCGGCGCGCATGCACCAGCAGCGTCTGCATCCATCCCTTGTACCAGCGCGTGCGCTGACGCATCCAGGCCCCAAGCCGGCGCGGCGCCTCCTCGTCGGTCGTGCAGGTGATGACCTGTGTACTCCAGCCCGCCCGGGCGAGGCGCACGCCGAGATCCGCGTCCTCGGTCACGTTGAAAGGATCCCAGCCGCTCACCTCGTCAAGGGCGTCACGGCGGAAATGGTTTGACGTGCCTCCAAGCGGCAGCGGCAGCCTGCAAAGGCCGAGCATGGGCAGTACGACATCGAAATAGGCCGCATATTCGGCGGCGAACTGCCGAGGGATCCAGCCATCGGCGAGATTGTCGATAACGAGATGGGCCTGAACGCAACCGAGGCGTTCATTGCCCTGGCGCCCGAGGGTGGTGCACACCCGCCGCAACTGCAAGGGGTCGGGCATGTCCTCGGCATCATAAATGCCGATCACCGTACCGCGTGCGAAAGGCAGGGCGACGTTCAACGCCTTCGGCTTGGTGCGCGGCCCTATGCCGGGCGCGATAATGACCTCGAAGCCGGGGCGGCGAGCATGGAGCTTTAGTGCCGTCGCGGTTGCCTCGTCGTCGTGTTCGATGACGAGGAGGATCTGTAGTTTTTCGCGGGGATAGTCGATGGCCTCCAGCGCATCGACTAACTGGGGCACAACGCGCGCTTCGCGGTAGAGCGGAACGATCAGGCTGTAATAGGGCAGGGACCTGTCGTCACGCGCCGGGCGCGGCGGGGGTTGCGGCGGGATGGTGCAGGCTGCCAGCTTCAAGGTCGCCGCACCGACGAGTATCAATGCCACCAAGCCCGGCAGGGCCCAGGCCCCGATGAAGGAGGTTGCGGTTGCGGTGAGGAAGAGCGCGGCCAGCGCTACGGCGAAGAGGCCGAACAGGTAGCGCGACACGGTGAGCGTCCCTGCCGAGAGATGCGGCTGCCGGTCGCGTAAACCATAGGCGGCGTAACCGCCCAGTTGCCGTATATAGCGCAAGCGCAGGAAGCCGGACAGGCGCTCCGGTGTCGTCAGTTGTGTCCGTGCGCGCAACTCCGGCCGTTCCGCGAGTTGCGCCGCCAGCCGGCGCAGCCGTAGGCCGCGTGCCGCGATCACAAGCCGGCCGTCAGCCGTGCGCAGGATGCCGCTCCGCAATGCGGCGGATATATCGGACGCCGTGAGCTTCGGAGCGGCGCTGAAAACCGTCGGATCGAGGGGTTCGAATGCGATGCCCAATTCGCGCGCCGCGGCTTGAGCAAGCGCATCGGAGGAGGCGTGGCCCATGGCCAGTAAGGTCTCATCGAGACCGGTTCCGAGCCGGTCGGCTCGCCGTCGGGCATAATGCAGGACGGCCGGGTCCAGCGTCCGGGCGAGGCCCGCCGCCTCCACCGGAATGCCGGCTGCGTCGAGAGCCTCCAGCGGGCCCCACGAGCGCCAGCGCACCACCTGCGTCATCGGGCGGCCCTCGCCTAGCGAACACCAAAACGGTAGAACATCGCGGTGGCGCGGCAGCCGCCTAATCCAGCGCGAGGACAGTGTGCGGTATCTTTATCCGGTAGTTAAGTCCGGTTCCATGACAGCGCTTCTATTGGCGGCTATGCTCTCCGTCGTAATGTCCGGCGATGTGGTCTCGGCGCAACAGCGGGACGTATCGGCGGTGGCGCCCCCCTCCGACCCGGTGGTGGTTCCCGGCTTCTGGGACCCTAAGCGGCGGCCCGAGCGGCCGGACGTGACCCGCCTGCCGGTGCAGATACGGTTTGTCACCACTGAGGACTATCCGCCCTTCAGCTTCCGCGGCGAGGATGGGCGTCCGACCGGGTTCAATGTCGACATCGCCCGCGCGATCTGCACCGAACTCGCCATTCGCTGCACCTTGGAAATCCTTCCCTTCGATGAGTTGGTCGAGGCTCTGGAGAGCGGCAAGGCCGATGCAGCGATCGCCGGGATCGCCATTTCTGCCGCCAGCCGGGAGAGGAGCGATTTCTCCGACCGCTATTTCCGCTCGCCGGCGCGGTTCGTCGCCCGCCGGGGCGACGGCGAGTTGAAAGTGACACCGAATGCGCTCGCTTCCAAATCTGTCGGTGTGGTCGGCGACACCGCGCACGAAGCCTATCTGCGCGACTTCTTCAATGAGATCGCCATTCGTCGCTTTGCCGATGCCGACATGGCCCGTGCCGCGCTGCAGAAGGGTGAGGTCGACCTTCTCTTCGGCGACGGTGTGCAACTCGCCCTGTGGCTCAACGGCACGGCCTCCGCCGGCTGCTGTGTCTTCGTCGGCGGCCCCTTCACCGAGAGCCTTTATTTCGGCGAAGGGATGGGCATCGCGGTCAAGCGCGGCAACGACCCATTGCGTCAGTCGCTGAACTATGCGCTGGCCCAACTCTGGGAGGAAGGGGTCTATACCGACCTCTATCTGCGCTGGTTCCCGATCAGCGTTTATTGACGCGGGCTTCCGCACTACCTAGAGCATCTGCCCGGAGGCGGCGTGGCCGCCTTTGACGTTTCAGTGAAGCAAAGCCCAGGAGGGCCTATCATGACGGCGACCGCTCCGGTCGAAGATTTTGCAGTCGAACTGCGCACGCTGGCGGAGACCGCTGGCGCCTGGCCGTTCGAGGAAGCCCGCAAGATCGTCGAGCGTCTGAAGCGGAAACCCAAAGACGAGGTTCTGTTCGAGACGGGCTACGGCCCGTCCGGCCTGCCGCATATCGGCACCTTTGGCGAGGTGGCGCGCACCACCATGGTGCGTCACGCCTTCCACGTGCTGACCGAGGGCAAGATTCCGACGCGTCTGCTCTGCTTCTCCGACGACATGGACGGCATGCGCAAGATTCCGGAGAACGTGCCGGATCCGGCGGCGTTGAAGCCTTATCTGCAGATGCCGCTGACCAAGGTGCCGAACCCGTTTGGCGGCGGCTATGAGAGCTTCGGCCACCACAACAATGCGATGCTGCGGCGTTTCCTCGACACGTTCGGCTTCGACTATGAATTCGCCAGCGCCACGGACTATTACTTCTCCGGCAAGCTCGACGCCGTGCTGCTGAAGGCGGCGGAGAAGTACGAGGCCATCATGGAAGTGATGCTGCCGACGCTGGGCGAGGAGCGGCAGGCGACCTATTCGCCCTTCCTGCCGATTTCGCCGGTTTCCGGCCGCGTGCTCTACGTGCCGCTCAAGGCCGTCGACGCCAAGGCCGGCACCATCACCTTCACGGACGAGGATGGGGTGGACAAGACCCTTCCCGTCACCGGCGGCCATGTGAAGCTGCAATGGAAGCCGGATTTCGGCGCCCGCTGGGCGGCGCTCGATGTCGATTTCGAGATGTTCGGCAAGGACCACCAGACCAATGCGCCGATCTATGACCGGATCAGCGAAATCCTTGGGGGCGTGGCGCCCGAGCACTTCGTCTATGAGCTGTTCCTTGACGAGAACGGCCAGAAGATCTCGAAGTCGAAGGGCAACGGCCTGACCATCGACGAATGGCTGACCTATGCGAGCCCGGAGAGTCTGGCGCTGTATATGTTCCAGTCGCCGCGCTCCGCCAAGAAGCTGCATTTCGACGTGATTCCGAAGGCGGTGGACGAGTATTTCAGCTTCCTCGCCCGCTATCCGACCCAGGACTGGAAGAACCGGCTCGGCAATCCTGTGTGGCACATCCATTCCGGCAACCCGCCGGTGGAGGAATTGCCGCTGAGCTTCGGCCTGATGCTCAAGCTCGCCTCGGCCTCCAATGCCGAGGACAAGGGCGTGCTCTGGCGCTTCATCGAGCGCTATGCGCCCGGCACGTCGCCGGAAACCCACCCGACTGTCGACCAACTGGCCGGCTATGCCGTGCGCTACTTCATCGACCGTGTGAAGCCGCACCGCAGCTATCGCCTGCCCGACGAGGTCGAGGCGCAGGCGCTGGCGCGGCTCGACGCGGCGCTGGCTGTGGTGGATGGCGAGGATCGCGACGCCATCCAGAACGCGGTCCTCGATGTCGGCCGAGCCGAGCCACGCTATCAGGACCACAAGCGCAAGAGCCCGAGCGGCGGGCCGGGCGTGACCTTCGCCTGGTTCAGCGCGCTCTACGAGCTTCTGCTCGGCGAGAAGGAAGGCCCGCGCTTTGGCGGCTTCGTCGCTGCCTACGGCATTCCCGAGACCCGCGCCCTGATCGCGCGGGCACTTTCCGGGGAACTCGCCAACGGCGCCGGCTGACGCTTTTCCGATGCGCCATGGCGTCCTACTCTTCTCGGCTTGAGGAGGACGCCATGGACCATTCCGACCATCCATCCGGAGATCACTCGCACGGCGATTCCGGTGCTGCGCGCTGGAAGCATGATGGCGTTCGCGTCATCAAGGGCGACGCGCTCGACGCGAATACGGCGCAGACCCCGGGCATGTTCCGTCAGGCGGCGATCAATCACGCCCGCGTCGGCGCCCAGAAAATCTGGGCGGGCACGGTCACCATAGAACCCAACGCGAAGACCGGCGTGCACCATCATGGGGCGCTGGAAAGCGTCATCTTCGTCGTGCGCGGCCGCGCCCGCATGCGCTGGGGCGAGCGGCTGGAATATGTGGCCGAGGCCGAGGCGGGCGACTTCATCTTCGTTCCACCCTATGTGCCGCATCAGGAAATCAACGCCGACCCCGGCCAGCCGCTCGACTGCGTGCTGGTGCGTTCGGACAATGAGGCCGTTGTGGTGAACATCCCCGATGTCGAGCCCGTGGAGAGGCCGGAAGAGGTCTACTGGGTCGATCCGATCCACAAGGCGCCGGGCTGACGCTCAGCCCGGCGTGTGTGCGGCGAGTGCCTTCTCGCGGAGGGCGGTCAGCGAGGTGCTCGGCGTGATGGCTTCCGGGTCGAGCTTCACATGCACGATGGCCGGCAGGCCCGACGCAAAGGCCGCGTCGAGCGCGGGCACGAACGCCTCGTTGGTTTCCACCGTCACGCCAAAGCCGCCAAAGGCGCGGGCATAGGCGGCGAAATCCGGGTTGCGGAGGGTCGTGCCGAAGACGCGGCCGGGATATTCGCGCTCCTGATGCATGCGGATGGTGCCATACATGCCGTTGTCGATCACGACAGCGACGATCGGTGCGCCATACTGAACCGCCGTGGCGAATTCCTGCCCGGTCATCAGGAAATCGCCGTCGCCGCAGGCCGCGACAACGGGCGTTTCGGGCTGGGAAATCTTCGCCGCCAACGCCGCCGGCAGGCCATAGCCCATCGAACCGGAGGTGGGGGCGAGCTGCGTGCCATAGGCGCGGAAGCGGTGGAAGCGATGAACCCAGATGGCGAAATTGCCGGCGCCATTGCAGATGACCGTCTCCTTGGGAAGGTCCCGCAGATACTGCACCAGCGTGGCCATCTGCACCGCGCCCGGATTGGCGGGGGGCGTCTCGGTCCATTCGAGATAATCGGCCCGCGCCTGCGCCCGCCAGTCGCCCCAGGTGATGGTGTTTGGCGGCTGCACCCCTTCCAGCGCGGAGGCGAAGGCGCCGGAAGAGGCGTTGATGGCGAGCGCGGGCTGATAGACCCGACCCAGCTCTTCGGCATCGGCATGGACATGCACCAGCGTGACGCCGGGATCGGGTATGCCTAGCAGGCTGTAGCCCTGCGAGGGTACTTCGCCGAACCGTCCGCCGGCGAGAATGACGAGATCGGACTCCTTGAGCCGGGCCGTGAGCTTCGGATTGACGGAGAAACCGATGTCGCCGGCGAAACAGGCATGGTCGGCCGGAAACAGCATCTGCCGCCGGAAGCTGACCGCCACCGGCAAATCGAAGCGCTCTGCGAAGCGGATGACGGAGGCGACCGCCCGTTCATTCCAGCGCGCCCCGCCGAGGATCATCAGCGGCCGCTTCGCCGCCCAGAGCAGGCGCTGCAGCCGCATCATGTCGGTGAGGCCGGGCCATGTCTCCGCCGGCTCCACCGCAGGGGCGGTCGGGACATCGACAATGTCGCTCAGCACATCCTCGGGGAGGGCGATCACTACCGGTCCCGGCCGGCCCTGCATCGCCACGCGGAAGGCGCGGGAGACGATTTCCGGGATGCGCGCCGCATCGTTGATCTCCACCGCCCATTTGGCGAGCGGGCCGAAGACGGCGCGGTAGTCGACCTCCTGAAACGCTTCACGCCCGCGCATCGCCTGCGAGATCTGGCCGACGAACAGGATCATCGGCGTCGAGTCCTGCTGGGCGATATGGATGCCGGCACTCGCATTGGTGGCACCGGGTCCGCGCGTGACGAAGCAGATTCCCGGCCGCCCCGTGAGCTTGCCGGAAGCCTCCGCCATCATCGCCGCGCCGCTCTCCTGCCGGCAGATGATGAAGTCGATGGCGCTGTCGGAGAGCGCGTCGAGCACGTCGAGATAACTCTCGCCGGGCACGCCGAAGGCGCGCGCGACGCCGTTGGCGAGAAGGGTGTCGACAAGGAGACGGGCGCCGGTGCGGGGGGCAGAGGAGGGCAGGGAGGTCATGGGCAGGAACTCGACGCGAAGGACGGCGCACTCTAGAGCCGGCGTGCCGCGAAGGCGAGCGAACTTGCGGCCAAGCCGCTGCTCAGGCGAAGCCGATCCACCGTCCCGCGACGAGAACCGCCAGCCAGAGCAGGAGGGAGAGTGCTGCGGAGACGCGCAGGCGGGCTGGCACCGGCCCGCCCTGCATTGCTCTCCGATAGGCGGGATGGGCATGCTGAAGGACGATATTCGCACAGGCTGCGGCGAGGAGTGCCAGCTTGGTCAGGAAGGCGGGATTGGCCGCATATTCCGCGGGGCGCACCGAGAAGAGCCACAGGCCCGTCAGCACGGCTAGCCCCATACCGCACGCCGCCACCCGCACCTGCAGCGGCCCCATCACCGCCAGCGGCGCGGTGGAAAGCGCGCCCAGCAGCCGTACATCGAGCACGAGGATAGCCCCGAGCAGGAGCGCAATGCCAAGTATGTGGGCGGCGTTGACCAGCAGATACGCCACCCAGGACGCCCGCAGCATGCGGGCGCCCGGCCAGTCGCCCAGCGCGGCGAGAAGGCTGACAGCCTCGTCCATCCCGGCCTCAGTTCCGGCCGATCCGCTCCGGGTACATGTCGTAATGCGTGCCGTCGAGGGTGATACGCACCGCCTTCATGTGCCGCTTGGCTTCGTCGCGGTTGCGATTGCCGAGCACGGTGATCGCGTCGCCCGGCTTCGCTGTGTCGCCCGTAAAGCCGGAATTGGCGGTCTGGCGGGGATTGCCGAGATCGACCTGCCAGAGGGTGCCGTCGCTGGCCGTCACCTCAAGCGAGGGGTGCGGCGGCGCCATCGAGATGGTCTTGATGGTGCCTTCCAGCGTCATCTGCTCGCTTTCCGCCCAGCTCCAGCCGTGATGGGCGAGAGCGGGGGCCGAGAGGGCAAGGAGGCCGGCAAGGCCGGCGCCGAGGATCGCGCGTGGCAGTCGGAGGGCTGTGGGCATGGTGCGGCTCCTGTCGTAAGGGAAGTCGCACCAGACTATGGGGCGGGCGGGCTCCGCGACGAGCCGTCCGCCCCTCACATCTGCGCCAGCACAGCGCTTCGCGGAAAGTGGCCTCAGACGTCGACGCTGGCGCGCAGCGCATTGTCCTGGATGAACTCGCGGCGCGGTTCCACCACATCGCCCATCAGGCGGTTGAACAGGTCATCGGCGTCCGCGACCTCCTTCACCTTCACCTGAAGCAGCGAGCGGGCATCCACGTCCAGCGTCGTCTCCCACAACTGCTCGGCATTCATCTCGCCAAGGCCCTTGTAGCGCTGCAGCGCGACACCCTTGCGGCCAGCATCGGTCACCGCATCGAACAGGTCCATCGGGCCGAAGACCAGCGTTTCCGAACCCTTGCGGCGCAGGGTCGCCGGCTCCGCGTGAACCTCCTGCAGGTCGGCAGCCAAGCTATCGAGACGGCGCGCCTCGGCCGAGCCGGTAAAGGTGGCATCGAGCACCGCCACTTCTTTCACGCCTCGCACGGTGCGGGTGAAGCGGAAGCCGGCGCCATCCGCCTCGCCCATCCAGCCGCGCTCGGTATCCTCGGCAATGAGGTCGAGCCGGCGCGCCACGATAGTCGCTACCTCGGCGGCGCGTTCTTCCTCGATGAGAAGGCCGGGCGTCAGAGCGCCGGCGATCGCCGCCTGTTCCACCACCGCGCGGTTGTAGCGCGGATGCAGGCCGTTCATCACATGGCGGAAGGAGCGGGCGCTTTCCAGCACATGGTGAAGATCGGCCCCGCCGCGCACTTCGCCGGTGGCAAGGTGCAGCGAAGCTTCGTCCAGGCCCTGTGTAATGAGGTAGTCTTCCAGCGAGCGCTCGTCCTTGAGATATTGCTCGGACTTGCCGCGCGTCACCTTATAGAGCGGGGGCTGGGCAATGTAGATGTGCCCACGCTCAAGCAACTCCGGCATCTGGCGGAAGAAGAAGGTCAGCAGCAGGGTACGGATGTGGGAACC is a genomic window of Ancylobacter sp. IITR112 containing:
- a CDS encoding DUF6644 family protein, with the protein product MDEAVSLLAALGDWPGARMLRASWVAYLLVNAAHILGIALLLGAILVLDVRLLGALSTAPLAVMGPLQVRVAACGMGLAVLTGLWLFSVRPAEYAANPAFLTKLALLAAACANIVLQHAHPAYRRAMQGGPVPARLRVSAALSLLLWLAVLVAGRWIGFA
- a CDS encoding thiamine pyrophosphate-binding protein; the encoded protein is MTSLPSSAPRTGARLLVDTLLANGVARAFGVPGESYLDVLDALSDSAIDFIICRQESGAAMMAEASGKLTGRPGICFVTRGPGATNASAGIHIAQQDSTPMILFVGQISQAMRGREAFQEVDYRAVFGPLAKWAVEINDAARIPEIVSRAFRVAMQGRPGPVVIALPEDVLSDIVDVPTAPAVEPAETWPGLTDMMRLQRLLWAAKRPLMILGGARWNERAVASVIRFAERFDLPVAVSFRRQMLFPADHACFAGDIGFSVNPKLTARLKESDLVILAGGRFGEVPSQGYSLLGIPDPGVTLVHVHADAEELGRVYQPALAINASSGAFASALEGVQPPNTITWGDWRAQARADYLEWTETPPANPGAVQMATLVQYLRDLPKETVICNGAGNFAIWVHRFHRFRAYGTQLAPTSGSMGYGLPAALAAKISQPETPVVAACGDGDFLMTGQEFATAVQYGAPIVAVVIDNGMYGTIRMHQEREYPGRVFGTTLRNPDFAAYARAFGGFGVTVETNEAFVPALDAAFASGLPAIVHVKLDPEAITPSTSLTALREKALAAHTPG
- a CDS encoding cupin domain-containing protein, which encodes MDHSDHPSGDHSHGDSGAARWKHDGVRVIKGDALDANTAQTPGMFRQAAINHARVGAQKIWAGTVTIEPNAKTGVHHHGALESVIFVVRGRARMRWGERLEYVAEAEAGDFIFVPPYVPHQEINADPGQPLDCVLVRSDNEAVVVNIPDVEPVERPEEVYWVDPIHKAPG
- a CDS encoding DUF6152 family protein, which codes for MPTALRLPRAILGAGLAGLLALSAPALAHHGWSWAESEQMTLEGTIKTISMAPPHPSLEVTASDGTLWQVDLGNPRQTANSGFTGDTAKPGDAITVLGNRNRDEAKRHMKAVRITLDGTHYDMYPERIGRN
- a CDS encoding glycosyltransferase is translated as MTQVVRWRSWGPLEALDAAGIPVEAAGLARTLDPAVLHYARRRADRLGTGLDETLLAMGHASSDALAQAAARELGIAFEPLDPTVFSAAPKLTASDISAALRSGILRTADGRLVIAARGLRLRRLAAQLAERPELRARTQLTTPERLSGFLRLRYIRQLGGYAAYGLRDRQPHLSAGTLTVSRYLFGLFAVALAALFLTATATSFIGAWALPGLVALILVGAATLKLAACTIPPQPPPRPARDDRSLPYYSLIVPLYREARVVPQLVDALEAIDYPREKLQILLVIEHDDEATATALKLHARRPGFEVIIAPGIGPRTKPKALNVALPFARGTVIGIYDAEDMPDPLQLRRVCTTLGRQGNERLGCVQAHLVIDNLADGWIPRQFAAEYAAYFDVVLPMLGLCRLPLPLGGTSNHFRRDALDEVSGWDPFNVTEDADLGVRLARAGWSTQVITCTTDEEAPRRLGAWMRQRTRWYKGWMQTLLVHARRPLHMVRSAGWPGTLTLLFLLGSGTAAALLHPVLFASLVLGLFLAPVPHPSAMSTLLDAVWFGVLLAGLMGTVLSTFLGMRRRRIAGAAQVALLMPVYWLMMSAAAWRALITLAIAPSHWEKTEHGLARTSRRRQGLRPTVRLRSNGATRPRRPLAAASG
- a CDS encoding SCO family protein; the encoded protein is MSHRRIVLLLAAFVVGAVVIVASALALLPSGKGPVSNEVSIGGPFQLVDQNGNAVTQESYLGRPTLVFFGFTHCPDICPTALFEMSQLFEALGPDADKATGLFITVDPERDTPAVMKDYLGSFHPSIQGLSGTPEQIAAVTRAYRAYAKKVPTQDGDYTMDHTAIVYLMDKEGRFVAPFNLKQPPADAAAELRRYF
- a CDS encoding lysine--tRNA ligase, with product MTATAPVEDFAVELRTLAETAGAWPFEEARKIVERLKRKPKDEVLFETGYGPSGLPHIGTFGEVARTTMVRHAFHVLTEGKIPTRLLCFSDDMDGMRKIPENVPDPAALKPYLQMPLTKVPNPFGGGYESFGHHNNAMLRRFLDTFGFDYEFASATDYYFSGKLDAVLLKAAEKYEAIMEVMLPTLGEERQATYSPFLPISPVSGRVLYVPLKAVDAKAGTITFTDEDGVDKTLPVTGGHVKLQWKPDFGARWAALDVDFEMFGKDHQTNAPIYDRISEILGGVAPEHFVYELFLDENGQKISKSKGNGLTIDEWLTYASPESLALYMFQSPRSAKKLHFDVIPKAVDEYFSFLARYPTQDWKNRLGNPVWHIHSGNPPVEELPLSFGLMLKLASASNAEDKGVLWRFIERYAPGTSPETHPTVDQLAGYAVRYFIDRVKPHRSYRLPDEVEAQALARLDAALAVVDGEDRDAIQNAVLDVGRAEPRYQDHKRKSPSGGPGVTFAWFSALYELLLGEKEGPRFGGFVAAYGIPETRALIARALSGELANGAG
- a CDS encoding transporter substrate-binding domain-containing protein codes for the protein MVPGFWDPKRRPERPDVTRLPVQIRFVTTEDYPPFSFRGEDGRPTGFNVDIARAICTELAIRCTLEILPFDELVEALESGKADAAIAGIAISAASRERSDFSDRYFRSPARFVARRGDGELKVTPNALASKSVGVVGDTAHEAYLRDFFNEIAIRRFADADMARAALQKGEVDLLFGDGVQLALWLNGTASAGCCVFVGGPFTESLYFGEGMGIAVKRGNDPLRQSLNYALAQLWEEGVYTDLYLRWFPISVY
- a CDS encoding 2-hydroxyacid dehydrogenase, translating into MSGDALVFYSSVDNAQAWRSALIAELPDLDVRIEPDVGNPADIRYALCWTPPAGFFARFPNLQLVVNLGAGVDSLMQRDDLVPVKFARLNDPGMEAMMASYVIFAVTRYARDIPAFERATRRGEWHYIHPRPLFEIKVGVLGLGELGAAAAKALAAMGYAVWGWSRSPKEIPGVTARTGREGLERVLAESDIVVCLVPLTPQTHHLLGAAELALMPRGAKLVNVSRGALVDEAALVEALRSGHLAEATLDVFETEPLPKEHPLWSLDNVLITPHVASITVPELAARDVAESIRRVRQGLPPLHEVDPRRGY